GAtacaaaatatgatttattaaatatttttacaccaGATGACTTAAATCTTAACAGCAATCctttcttatttctttcacatataatattttgtacCCTCATCTCCACGTCTCCTTGTTACTTGTTAATCAAATAATTGAAGAATTTCCTCTTTATCTGGCCTCAAGAGTCAACGCTTCCCTTTGCACTTGTAGTTTCCAAGGAAATCTCTAGGAAAATTAAAGATCATCAACCAACAAACCACACGCTGAAACTATCAATGGCAACCCCTACAAATACGCATAAGAAAAAATGTTACACCATCTTTCATCAAACACTTAGACCTACCAACCAATCATCACACCATGTGTTTCAGATCGCGTTGCAGCTTCTGCTATATCTTCTTCACAATCTACACCCTTATGCTCATGTTCATTCTTTCCATCATCCTCTTCTGGATAATCATCTCACCCTCAAGTGTCAAGTTCCATGTAACCGATGCCTCACTAACACAATTCAACCTCACAAGCAACAACACATTGTACTACAACTTCAAAGTCAACGTCACAATGAGAAaccccaacaacaacatcatagTGTACTACAGGAGGATCACAGCAATTTCTTGGTACAAAGATAATGCTTTTGGTTGGGTGAGCTTAACACCCTTTGACCAAGGCCACAAGAACACAACCTTCCTTCAAGCAGTGTTTGAAGGGCAGAGGGTGATTAAGCTCAAATCTAAACAACTTGGTGAGTATAAAGATGAGACAAGTGTTGGGATTTACAAGGACCTTGCTGTGGATTTTGATCTTAGAATCAGAGCCAAGTATGCAAAGTTCAAGAGTAGTCGTTTCAATACACCCATTGTTCAGTGTCGCCGATTGAGGGTTCCTTTGATTTCTAATGGTAAATCAGTACCTCCTTTTAGTGTCACCAGATGCAAAAGTGCTTATTTCTTCTCAGATCGTGATGCTGCTGATGGATAGGAGCTGCAGGCTGATATGAAACCTCTATAATCAGTTGACCATGTCAGTTAATCTGTACACaatttttccattaaaaataaTCTGCAGAGAGATGTGTAAAGGTGTTACATGGATATATATACACCATAACATATAAAAACACTCTCATGTATGTtgtatacaaaaaataaaggaaaatacTCAATTTATGtatcattttgattttcttatgtTATATGATATTTCAGCTAGTTGTTGTTCATTTCTTTGTAGTCCCCatgattgtgattgatgatATACTGTAatgtttacttttaatttccaAAAGTAGATACATACGTGGAGAGAGGTGGAAACTTGAGAATTGCATCTTTTGGTAAACGAGAATTCACACACGCCAATTATATAGAATTTGTCATGGATATATCATTCCCATCAACGTAAACTTCACCAGCCAATTTTCCTCTAAAGCATCAACATCGACTGGTCTtgtatgacattttttttattcataaatggCAATAATAGTAGGAACATTTTAATAGCGACATGTTGTCTgtgtttaaaaagtaaaaaaaaatggaataattaatttcttcacAACTGGGAATTTTATATGAAACTTGTCGTTTGGAAATGGTTTTAATTGACCTATTTacacatctttttattttcacaaatgaatttatttcaatattctatttaaatatttaattatcgtTCATCCATCTTCCATGTTGGTCAATAACCCCTCTACATGATAAGGATTAACCTCATGCATTTGATTAAACATTAACCTCATGTtagttcttaattattttataaattaatccgAAGACAGCCGTCCTTATCCAAAATTACCTTCTTTCATataaaaatctcttataaaaatatttctgatttaactataagaaaaaatagttaattttgcactaattaaaaaattcaatttattatttacttgtagtaatctcaattaaaaaataattttaacttaaatgtACTTTCAATTCatatgatcattttttttctaatggaTCCATGCGGTTATAAAAATTCCTAAAAATAGCTGGCGTGACAAATAATTGCTGGCATTAGAAAGTAGTtgtcaacaaaaaatatcatattatgaGTGTCACGTAAGTAaggaaaaaagacaaaattattGGGGTTAAAAACCTAAAtgggaaaatttaaattttaaattaaatactaatataaaataaatacttaagtAAACCTAACTAAACTTTAATCTAACTTAGCTCAGATTTACAAAACTtgagtttgttttattttattgtagatTCATTTTTAAGACTTAGTTTGTCCTATTTGAAAgtctaacatatatttttaaagattttagaTAAACCGACAAACATGAACCAAGGCACATTTTAGTTTTATAGAACCACAATCTTGTGTCACAGTTGCAACTTAAGTATTTATCCTATTGTGAATATTTTTGGAATATCTGCAGGGTTCGAATACACTTTTTCATCCTTAAAAATTACCAATTTAGCATAATAATTACACTTTAAaggccaaaataaaaaaaaatgaaacttaaaagaccacaatataataaaaatatataaataagaaatcaaaattatatttaaccaaaaataataataaaagaactaaaaatgatcctaataaaatataaagctaACTTATTTCTTAAAGTTTGAACCTAAAATATTGTGCGAGCTACTCAAATTCCCAAATCCCTACATACATGGTTAGGGATGATAATAGGTGGGTTTTGAATAGGATCTTATAGTGCTGATTCTCATAcctgtgttttaaaaaaatcttcataCCCGGTCTCAGCTTGGCAGATAGTAACTTTAACCCTCATCTTGTTTCTATTAGATACTTATATACTCATAATCACACTTGCAACTCACACTAAtatataaagttaataaatCAAGTCAAGTTAATACATAATCCTGAGTTGTCTAAACTCAAGTcaatacaaaaaattacaaagataatAATTCAACATTATGATTcctaaaattaatattctaatcgtttaataaaaattctaattaaacttgaATATCATGGATAATTTATATGTGTGTATATGTGACATGTACATAATAGGAGGAGTGAGTATTATAATATTCATACCTGCACTCATAtctatgtaaatttacatataaatattcatttttcataCCTAATCTCAATATGTAGATAATTATTCTTTTGACTTGTAGATATTTTTATAGATACCCGTAAGATCAGGTGGACTTTCTTGTCCCTATTGTACCATagtgaatttttcttttgagatgCATGTATCTATCAATTGACACATGCATGATAAGTAgtgaaaaataacaaattattaaagaaagtatttaataggtttttttttacgaaagtatttattagattaaaagttaaaaaattaatcaatgctttttttataatttaaaacacttaatatgatatattaaatatttttttaccagaTGTCTTAATACAGACACAATTTCTTCATCACATTTTATATTGTGTACTCTCATCTCCACGTTTCCTAGTTGTTAATCAAACTATATATTGAAGAATTTTTCTTTACTCGGCTTCAAAAGTCAATGCCTCGGTGCACTTGTATTATATTTTGCAGGGAAATCTCCCAGAAAAGATCAATCAACAAACCACACGCCTAAACCATCAACGTCTATACCCTTCAAATACCCTTAGAATTAAATGTTACATCATATAATTTCATCAATCACCTAAACCTTCTTCTCCTACCAATCAATCACAAGTCACAACACCATGTGTTGCAGAAACCGCAGCATGGCCTGCACATGCTACACAATCATCACCCTCTTATTCTTGTTCATAATTTCTATGATCCTCTTCTGGATAATCATCTCCCCATCAAACTTCAAGTTCCATGTAACCGATGCCTCCCTAACACAATTAGTTACATTACCATTAACCAGGAAAAGTCACGGTGTCTTTTCTTCAAGTCTTATCACATAAAGCTGGTGTGACTTATTTTATTAAGTCACACCTAAATAACCACCTTAATCAGGAAAAGTCACCGTTACTTTTCTTCATCTGTGTccattaaatcaatttgatagCTTAAATTTTTGTCGTTTGTtttggtagtttttttttttttttactttgaaattaATATGGTTTTTATATTTAGTTGTATTCTAGCAGTTTTA
This region of Glycine max cultivar Williams 82 chromosome 7, Glycine_max_v4.0, whole genome shotgun sequence genomic DNA includes:
- the LOC100784278 gene encoding NDR1/HIN1-like protein 10, whose amino-acid sequence is MCFRSRCSFCYIFFTIYTLMLMFILSIILFWIIISPSSVKFHVTDASLTQFNLTSNNTLYYNFKVNVTMRNPNNNIIVYYRRITAISWYKDNAFGWVSLTPFDQGHKNTTFLQAVFEGQRVIKLKSKQLGEYKDETSVGIYKDLAVDFDLRIRAKYAKFKSSRFNTPIVQCRRLRVPLISNGKSVPPFSVTRCKSAYFFSDRDAADG